In Microbulbifer sp. GL-2, the following are encoded in one genomic region:
- a CDS encoding acyl-CoA dehydrogenase family protein, with translation MSNIIQPSAHASTHLVNNQVPTLSGHNLYAGDKALQESVHINGGHWAEDDLQRYGEVCGRPEMIERGYAANEFKPLFESHDRVGNRIDLVRYHPSYHQLMQLALSEGLHSTPWTDPRPGANVARAAKNYLQCQLEAGHGCPVTMTFASIPSIQLNKEVADQWVPKILSRGYDGSNRPYFDKSSLTIGMGMTEKQGGSDVRANTTSAIPVGNGIYELLGHKWFMSAPMCDGFLVLAQAPGGLSCFLIPRWRPDGSKNPLEIQRLKLKAGNVSNASSEIEMRGAMGWLLGEEGRGVNAIIKMVAITRFDCMVGSSGGQRQAVVQAIYHASKRKAFGQKLINQPLMRNVLADLHLEVEGSIALAMRMARAMDQEDQEHEQMLLRLGAAVGKYWVCKRSPHHAYEAMECLGGNGVIENFITARLYRDAPINAIWEGSGNIQALDVLRAITKTPAVINHWMDEMAISLGKNKYYDKAIDLLKKELSDLDQFEYRARNIIDQMAITMQAHLLLQANNEAVSDAFIQSRMGGQGTHSTGTLPKGVDIETLLRRGDPLSI, from the coding sequence ATGAGTAACATTATTCAACCCTCTGCACATGCATCCACCCACTTGGTAAATAACCAAGTTCCCACTTTATCTGGGCACAATTTGTATGCGGGAGATAAGGCCCTTCAGGAGTCAGTACATATCAATGGGGGCCATTGGGCCGAAGATGACTTACAACGTTACGGCGAGGTATGTGGTCGTCCAGAAATGATTGAACGGGGTTATGCCGCCAACGAGTTTAAACCCCTATTTGAAAGCCATGATCGGGTCGGTAACCGTATAGACTTGGTTCGCTACCACCCCTCTTATCACCAGCTAATGCAACTGGCTCTCTCTGAGGGATTACACAGCACTCCCTGGACTGACCCTCGCCCAGGAGCAAATGTAGCCAGAGCGGCAAAGAACTATCTACAGTGCCAGCTGGAGGCCGGTCACGGATGCCCGGTTACCATGACTTTTGCCTCAATACCCTCAATTCAACTTAACAAAGAAGTTGCCGATCAGTGGGTCCCCAAAATATTGAGTCGAGGCTATGACGGCAGCAACCGCCCATACTTTGACAAGTCCTCGTTGACAATCGGTATGGGAATGACCGAGAAGCAAGGCGGTTCTGACGTACGTGCCAATACCACATCCGCGATTCCCGTGGGAAATGGAATCTATGAATTGTTAGGTCACAAATGGTTTATGTCCGCCCCCATGTGCGATGGCTTCCTCGTATTGGCCCAGGCACCAGGAGGCCTCTCCTGCTTCCTGATTCCTCGCTGGCGACCAGATGGAAGTAAAAACCCCCTGGAAATCCAGAGGCTAAAATTGAAGGCTGGTAATGTCTCCAATGCTTCATCAGAGATAGAAATGCGGGGTGCCATGGGTTGGCTATTGGGAGAAGAAGGACGTGGCGTAAATGCTATTATCAAGATGGTAGCCATCACTCGCTTTGATTGCATGGTTGGCTCCTCAGGGGGACAGCGCCAAGCGGTTGTACAGGCTATTTATCACGCATCTAAAAGGAAAGCCTTTGGCCAGAAACTAATTAATCAACCCCTGATGAGAAATGTATTGGCCGATCTGCATTTGGAAGTTGAGGGCTCAATCGCTCTGGCAATGCGTATGGCCAGAGCTATGGACCAAGAGGATCAGGAACACGAGCAGATGCTACTACGTCTGGGTGCTGCGGTAGGTAAGTATTGGGTTTGTAAGCGCAGCCCCCATCATGCTTATGAAGCAATGGAGTGCTTGGGGGGTAATGGAGTCATCGAGAACTTTATAACCGCCCGCCTTTATCGAGATGCCCCAATCAATGCCATTTGGGAAGGATCCGGAAACATTCAAGCCTTGGATGTACTGCGGGCAATTACAAAAACTCCTGCTGTGATCAATCATTGGATGGACGAAATGGCTATCAGCCTAGGCAAAAATAAATATTATGATAAAGCTATAGATTTACTAAAGAAGGAACTTTCGGACTTGGATCAATTTGAATATCGGGCACGTAATATTATAGATCAAATGGCGATTACGATGCAGGCTCACTTACTTCTCCAGGCGAATAATGAGGCAGTAAGCGATGCCTTTATTCAATCAAGAATGGGTGGACAGGGTACCCACAGCACAGGCACCCTACCCAAAGGTGTCGATATCGAAACACTGCTCAGGCGCGGTGATCCACTTTCGATATAA
- a CDS encoding helix-turn-helix transcriptional regulator has product MNLHKDYARLKVVAPNQESKGPAVAFLTASINLQSSIFAGRIEDEFKTKCSIFQRLSISSFDDIDTEYLLLDCADLSVSDLDQLLRDIHAISNPPNIILINVGSTGDMDFVLHWEKVLGLMPTECDPKVIMDRLGRIFSGEYWFPRDVLHNFLRQHRKPKKWRGKTSNLTQRERQILQLICDCHTNANIAEALCVSEHTVKSHLYKIYRKIGCKNRLEASSWATQNL; this is encoded by the coding sequence ATGAATTTGCATAAGGATTATGCACGCCTTAAAGTTGTAGCTCCGAATCAGGAGTCCAAAGGACCAGCAGTTGCTTTTTTAACTGCGTCAATCAATCTTCAATCCTCGATCTTTGCAGGTCGAATAGAGGATGAATTTAAGACCAAGTGTTCCATATTTCAGCGATTGTCAATTTCATCCTTTGATGATATCGACACTGAATACCTTCTCCTGGATTGTGCAGACCTTTCTGTTTCTGATCTTGATCAGTTGTTGCGTGATATTCACGCAATTTCAAATCCTCCCAATATTATTCTCATTAATGTTGGGAGCACTGGTGATATGGACTTTGTTCTTCATTGGGAGAAAGTCCTGGGCTTAATGCCTACGGAGTGCGATCCTAAAGTAATCATGGATAGATTGGGTAGAATTTTTTCTGGAGAGTATTGGTTTCCAAGAGATGTGCTGCACAATTTCCTACGGCAACATAGAAAGCCAAAAAAATGGAGAGGAAAAACCTCAAACCTGACCCAGCGTGAGAGGCAGATACTACAGTTGATCTGCGATTGCCATACTAACGCAAATATTGCTGAAGCTTTGTGTGTTAGTGAGCATACTGTCAAGAGTCATCTTTATAAAATATATCGGAAGATTGGCTGTAAAAACCGGTTGGAAGCGAGTAGTTGGGCAACCCAAAACTTATAA
- a CDS encoding helix-turn-helix transcriptional regulator, whose translation MNLRKEYGHLKVSASRDKSRGPIVALLTSTISIQTYIFAGRIEEQFEAKCLTFESSSLPPFEKLKIEYLILDCVDLAIENLDQILRNIHLAPSPPNIILLNIVETEGLDTILHWKKVLGLMPVESDPSKIMERLNQIFSGKSWLSRSVLNNLQRNHRKPKYKPDKSSNLTQRERQILLLICDCNTNANIAETLFVSEHTVKSHLYKIYRKIGCKNRLEASGWANRNLQMK comes from the coding sequence ATGAACTTGCGTAAGGAATATGGACACCTTAAAGTTTCTGCTTCAAGAGATAAATCCAGAGGCCCCATCGTTGCCCTCCTGACATCGACTATAAGTATTCAGACTTATATTTTTGCCGGAAGAATTGAGGAACAATTTGAAGCTAAGTGCTTAACATTTGAAAGCTCCTCACTTCCACCTTTTGAAAAATTAAAAATTGAATATCTCATTCTTGATTGCGTGGATCTCGCTATTGAAAATCTGGATCAGATACTGCGAAATATTCATTTAGCACCCTCTCCCCCCAATATAATTTTGCTAAACATTGTGGAAACTGAAGGATTGGACACCATTCTTCATTGGAAGAAGGTTCTAGGGCTGATGCCAGTTGAAAGCGATCCAAGTAAAATCATGGAGAGATTGAATCAAATATTTTCCGGAAAATCCTGGCTTTCCCGCTCAGTATTGAATAACCTTCAAAGAAATCACCGAAAGCCAAAATATAAACCTGATAAATCCTCCAATTTGACGCAAAGAGAGCGGCAAATATTACTATTAATTTGTGACTGCAATACAAATGCAAATATTGCAGAGACACTTTTTGTCAGTGAACATACAGTTAAAAGTCACCTCTATAAGATTTACCGAAAAATTGGCTGTAAAAATCGACTGGAGGCCAGCGGTTGGGCCAATCGCAACTTACAGATGAAATAA
- the lptE gene encoding LPS assembly lipoprotein LptE: MKKIASRVIALLALITIASCGWHLRGAPKNFPPGSTIYISSENPRSDIADELSRLLHNGGVPVAASPIEADYVMVINREIERKLTVAVDSEGRASEYELITSAIYSVRTGSGEILLNKAQADVYRSLEWDVSEIVSKGEEERLLRDEMRRELISRMIDRLRRIDVDAPLEDKSY; encoded by the coding sequence ATGAAGAAAATCGCAAGCCGGGTTATTGCCCTACTCGCCCTCATCACCATCGCCAGCTGTGGCTGGCACTTGCGCGGTGCACCAAAAAATTTCCCACCGGGCAGCACTATTTACATTTCCAGCGAGAATCCTCGCAGCGATATTGCTGATGAACTCAGCCGCCTGCTACACAATGGCGGAGTCCCTGTAGCTGCATCACCGATAGAAGCAGATTACGTAATGGTTATTAATAGGGAAATCGAACGCAAGCTGACCGTTGCCGTGGATTCGGAAGGCCGCGCGTCGGAATATGAGCTGATTACCAGTGCCATTTACAGCGTTCGCACCGGAAGCGGCGAAATCTTGTTAAACAAAGCCCAGGCTGATGTTTATCGTTCTCTTGAATGGGATGTTTCCGAAATCGTCAGTAAAGGCGAAGAGGAACGGTTGCTCCGCGATGAGATGCGCCGCGAACTTATCAGCCGAATGATTGACCGCCTGCGCCGTATTGATGTAGACGCTCCCCTGGAAGATAAAAGCTACTAG
- a CDS encoding CsgG/HfaB family protein, with protein sequence MLSRILFVVFVFILSGCSFFQKTGEALFGPGYEKATLTDRMSTYADLLNLPDPRGKIVVAVYGFSDQTGQYRPAPSSSFSTAVTQGAASMLVQVLNESGWFVTLEREGLQNLLTERKIIRAALKEEETPPPFDLPSLMSANIMLEGGIVAYDTNIKTGGAGARYFGIGLSSQYRVDEVTVNLRAVDVRTGRVLSSVLTSKKILSRQVQGDVYTFVEYKRLLEIEAGMTTNDPAQLCVLSAIESAVIHLIANGVTGNLWALKEGSEFPASILDEYSESPVKIL encoded by the coding sequence ATGTTGTCGAGAATATTGTTTGTAGTATTTGTTTTTATCTTAAGTGGTTGTAGTTTTTTTCAGAAAACCGGCGAGGCTCTATTTGGTCCTGGTTATGAGAAGGCGACTTTGACCGATAGGATGAGTACTTATGCAGATCTATTGAATTTACCGGACCCCAGGGGGAAAATCGTCGTAGCCGTTTATGGCTTTAGTGATCAAACGGGACAATATCGGCCTGCCCCTTCGAGTTCATTCTCTACGGCTGTTACTCAGGGTGCGGCTTCCATGTTGGTTCAGGTTCTTAACGAGTCAGGGTGGTTTGTCACTCTGGAAAGAGAAGGACTGCAAAACCTGCTTACCGAAAGGAAAATAATTCGGGCTGCACTGAAGGAAGAGGAAACCCCGCCGCCTTTTGACCTGCCGTCCTTGATGTCGGCAAATATAATGCTTGAAGGTGGTATTGTCGCCTACGATACCAATATAAAAACCGGGGGTGCTGGAGCGAGGTATTTCGGTATTGGCCTTTCTTCACAATATCGTGTTGATGAGGTTACAGTTAATTTACGTGCTGTCGATGTAAGAACAGGTCGTGTTCTCAGTAGTGTTCTGACTAGTAAGAAAATTTTATCCCGGCAAGTTCAGGGTGATGTTTACACTTTTGTGGAATATAAACGTTTACTGGAGATTGAGGCGGGTATGACGACTAATGATCCGGCTCAACTCTGTGTGCTTTCAGCCATTGAATCTGCAGTTATTCACCTTATTGCGAATGGCGTTACTGGAAACTTATGGGCTTTAAAGGAAGGTAGTGAATTTCCAGCGTCGATCTTGGATGAGTATTCCGAAAGTCCCGTGAAAATTCTCTGA
- the leuS gene encoding leucine--tRNA ligase, which produces MEEQYNPSAVEASAQEFWEAQKSFEVKEDTGREKFYCLSMFPYPSGKLHMGHVRNYTITDVITRYQRMQGKNVLHPMGWDAFGLPAENAAIQNKTAPAKWTYANIDYMKGQLKALGFGFDWSRELATCQPSYYRWEQWFFTRLYEKGLVYKKNSAVNWCPHDQTVLANEQVEDGACWRCGTTVERRELAQWFIKITDYAEELLDDLDKLPDWPEQVRTMQRNWIGKSRGVELSFALPKTVAGMDHFDVYTTRPDTLMGVTYVSLAAEHPIALELAESNPELKAFITECKKQSLSEADMATMDKKGMDTGLKAVHPISGEEVSVWVANYVLMDYGSGAVMAVPAHDQRDWEFAQKYQLPVVQVIEAADGQTVDLEKEAFTEKGRLVNSGSFDGLDFDSAFTAISAALVAADKGRVTTNYRLRDWGVSRQRYWGAPIPMFNLADGGEIPVPAEKLPILLPENVELDGVQSPIKADPEWRKDELNGTPVERETDTFDTFMESSWYYARYTCPDFEEGMLDPDRANYWLPVDQYVGGIEHAILHLLYARFFHKLMRDEGLVNSDEPFKQLLCQGMVLAESFYKEEHGHKTWINPADVDVERDEKGKPTKAIERATGEEIIAGGVVKMSKSKNNGIDPHAAVEQYGADTVRLFTMFAAPPNKPWNGTTPVWKAPAASCANSGKPFTTMLLPAPAKLRLISSH; this is translated from the coding sequence ATGGAAGAGCAGTACAACCCCTCCGCAGTCGAAGCTTCCGCCCAGGAATTCTGGGAGGCACAGAAGAGCTTTGAGGTTAAGGAAGACACCGGCAGGGAAAAGTTCTACTGCCTATCCATGTTCCCCTACCCCAGCGGCAAACTGCACATGGGCCATGTGCGCAATTACACCATCACCGACGTAATCACCCGCTACCAGCGTATGCAGGGTAAAAACGTGCTGCACCCGATGGGCTGGGATGCCTTTGGACTGCCAGCTGAGAACGCTGCAATCCAGAACAAAACCGCCCCGGCCAAATGGACCTATGCCAATATCGATTACATGAAGGGCCAGTTAAAAGCCCTTGGTTTTGGCTTCGACTGGTCACGGGAACTGGCCACTTGCCAGCCCTCTTACTACCGCTGGGAGCAGTGGTTCTTTACCCGCCTGTACGAGAAGGGCCTGGTTTACAAGAAGAACTCTGCCGTGAACTGGTGTCCCCACGACCAGACTGTGCTTGCCAATGAACAGGTAGAGGACGGGGCCTGCTGGCGCTGCGGCACTACAGTGGAGCGCCGCGAGCTGGCCCAGTGGTTTATCAAGATCACAGATTACGCAGAAGAACTGCTCGATGACCTCGACAAGCTGCCCGACTGGCCCGAACAGGTGCGCACCATGCAGCGCAACTGGATAGGCAAAAGCCGCGGTGTGGAACTGAGCTTCGCCCTGCCCAAGACAGTGGCTGGTATGGACCACTTCGATGTCTACACCACCCGCCCGGATACCCTGATGGGCGTGACCTATGTTTCCCTGGCCGCCGAACATCCTATCGCCCTGGAGCTGGCAGAGAGCAACCCGGAGCTGAAAGCCTTTATTACCGAGTGTAAAAAACAGTCTCTGTCCGAAGCCGATATGGCCACTATGGACAAGAAAGGCATGGATACGGGACTGAAAGCTGTTCACCCCATTTCAGGTGAGGAAGTCTCTGTTTGGGTAGCCAACTATGTACTGATGGATTACGGTTCCGGCGCCGTCATGGCAGTTCCGGCACACGACCAACGCGACTGGGAATTTGCCCAGAAGTATCAACTGCCCGTAGTACAGGTTATTGAAGCCGCCGATGGCCAAACCGTTGACCTGGAAAAGGAAGCCTTCACAGAAAAGGGCAGACTGGTAAATTCAGGCAGCTTTGATGGTCTGGATTTCGATAGTGCCTTTACCGCAATCTCCGCAGCACTGGTGGCTGCCGATAAGGGACGGGTGACCACCAATTACCGCCTGCGTGATTGGGGTGTTTCCCGTCAGCGTTATTGGGGTGCCCCCATCCCGATGTTCAACCTCGCCGATGGCGGAGAAATTCCGGTACCAGCTGAGAAACTCCCCATCCTGTTACCAGAAAATGTGGAGCTTGACGGTGTCCAGTCCCCGATCAAGGCCGATCCTGAGTGGCGCAAGGATGAACTCAACGGCACTCCTGTTGAACGTGAGACCGACACCTTCGACACCTTTATGGAATCCAGTTGGTACTATGCCCGCTACACCTGCCCGGATTTTGAGGAAGGTATGCTCGACCCGGATCGCGCCAACTACTGGCTGCCTGTAGACCAGTATGTGGGGGGTATTGAGCATGCAATTTTGCACCTGTTGTACGCACGCTTTTTCCACAAACTGATGCGTGATGAAGGTCTGGTAAACAGTGACGAGCCTTTCAAGCAGTTACTGTGCCAGGGCATGGTGCTAGCCGAATCTTTCTATAAAGAAGAACACGGCCATAAAACCTGGATCAACCCAGCCGACGTGGATGTCGAGCGCGATGAAAAGGGTAAGCCCACCAAGGCTATCGAACGTGCAACCGGTGAAGAGATTATTGCCGGTGGCGTGGTGAAAATGTCCAAATCCAAGAACAATGGCATAGACCCGCATGCGGCGGTTGAGCAGTATGGTGCCGATACGGTACGCCTGTTCACCATGTTCGCAGCCCCCCCGAACAAACCTTGGAATGGCACGACGCCGGTGTGGAAGGCGCCAGCCGCTTCCTGCGCAAACTCTGGAAAACCGTTCACAACCATGTTGCTGCCGGCTCCAGCGAAGCTGAGATTGATCAGCAGTCACTGA
- a CDS encoding class I tRNA ligase family protein yields MEGASRFLRKLWKTVHNHVAAGSSEAEIDQQSLSDKQQQLRRKAHETIQKVGDDYSRRQTFNTAVAAVMELLNEVNKLAERDSEQGLAVEREALQAAVLLLAPIAPHICHQLWQVLGNSSALINTPWPQVDEKALVRSTITLVVQVNGKVRAKLEAAADADKESLEKMALEDENVQKFIGDATVRKVIVVPGKLVNIVAK; encoded by the coding sequence GTGGAAGGCGCCAGCCGCTTCCTGCGCAAACTCTGGAAAACCGTTCACAACCATGTTGCTGCCGGCTCCAGCGAAGCTGAGATTGATCAGCAGTCACTGAGCGACAAGCAGCAGCAATTGCGCCGCAAAGCCCACGAAACCATCCAGAAAGTGGGTGACGATTACAGCCGTCGCCAGACTTTCAATACCGCCGTTGCCGCAGTTATGGAGCTGCTCAATGAAGTGAATAAACTGGCAGAGCGCGATAGCGAACAGGGTCTTGCCGTTGAGCGGGAAGCTCTGCAGGCCGCGGTACTATTACTTGCACCTATCGCGCCGCATATCTGCCACCAACTGTGGCAGGTACTGGGCAACTCCAGTGCCCTGATTAATACGCCCTGGCCTCAAGTGGATGAAAAAGCACTTGTGCGCTCAACCATCACACTGGTGGTTCAAGTCAATGGTAAGGTCCGCGCCAAGCTGGAAGCTGCGGCCGATGCTGATAAAGAGAGCCTGGAAAAAATGGCCCTGGAAGATGAAAACGTGCAGAAATTTATTGGCGATGCCACAGTACGCAAAGTTATTGTCGTACCGGGTAAGCTGGTGAATATTGTTGCGAAATAG
- a CDS encoding curli assembly protein CsgF, translated as MKNSIVIAAFLLSLISWRGASSTELIYTPVNPSFGGNPLNGNYLLNNASAQNSKKDPDSGESPYSTSSALDRFTDTLESRLLSQLLTDVGDGNNGTLVTDDFIVNILDVDGTLTITITDAVTGEISEIIVAGLNPGN; from the coding sequence ATGAAAAATTCCATAGTGATAGCTGCCTTTTTACTTTCTCTTATATCTTGGCGAGGAGCCTCATCTACAGAATTGATTTATACACCGGTCAATCCATCATTTGGTGGGAATCCACTAAATGGCAATTATCTTTTAAATAATGCAAGCGCGCAGAACAGCAAAAAGGACCCCGATTCTGGGGAATCTCCATATTCAACATCATCCGCACTGGATAGATTCACTGACACACTGGAATCCAGGCTCTTGTCACAACTTTTGACTGATGTAGGTGACGGGAATAATGGAACCCTAGTGACAGACGATTTTATTGTCAATATCTTGGATGTGGATGGAACATTAACGATAACTATCACAGATGCTGTCACTGGTGAAATTTCTGAAATTATCGTAGCTGGATTAAACCCGGGAAACTGA
- a CDS encoding curli assembly protein CsgF: MKIFLIVFFIFVSIVPVASSATELIYTPVNPSFGGNPLNGNYLLNNASAQNSKKDPKSDKSPYSDSSSLDRFTDTLESRLLSQLLTDVGDGNDGTLVTDDFIVNILDVDGTLTITITDAVTGEISEIVVVGLNPGN; the protein is encoded by the coding sequence ATGAAAATTTTTTTAATTGTTTTTTTTATTTTTGTATCAATTGTACCTGTTGCAAGTTCTGCTACTGAATTAATTTATACGCCAGTCAACCCTTCATTTGGCGGAAATCCTTTAAATGGCAACTACCTCCTGAATAACGCAAGTGCCCAGAATAGCAAAAAGGACCCAAAATCTGATAAATCCCCGTACTCTGATTCTTCTTCCCTGGACAGGTTTACAGATACCTTGGAGTCCAGATTGTTGTCACAGCTTTTGACGGATGTGGGTGATGGAAATGATGGAACTCTGGTAACAGATGATTTTATTGTGAATATTCTGGATGTGGATGGAACCTTAACAATAACTATTACAGACGCTGTCACTGGGGAGATTTCTGAAATTGTCGTAGTAGGATTGAACCCGGGAAATTGA
- a CDS encoding curlin minor subunit CsgB, translating to MTAIRAAIYYLILMLMPISGAWAGDLDGHDELLSGQGALDLLLQRDDSINGQLAEVSQLGDYNVAEVVQTGQYNQVFLLQDGISNEAVIHQSGDYNYAAISQSGAYNQATAVQNGIDNIALINQVGNGNSANIVQNGDGLFGFVAQFGDNHAVQVVQYD from the coding sequence GTGACTGCTATTAGGGCGGCTATTTATTATCTAATCCTTATGCTGATGCCCATTTCGGGCGCTTGGGCTGGAGACCTGGATGGTCACGATGAATTATTATCTGGCCAGGGTGCTCTCGACTTACTTCTTCAGCGAGATGATTCCATTAATGGACAGTTGGCTGAGGTGAGCCAGCTTGGGGATTACAACGTAGCTGAAGTGGTACAGACAGGTCAGTATAATCAGGTTTTTTTGCTTCAGGATGGAATCTCAAATGAGGCTGTAATTCACCAGAGCGGTGATTATAACTATGCGGCTATTTCTCAATCTGGAGCCTACAACCAAGCCACTGCCGTTCAGAATGGTATAGATAATATTGCCCTTATTAATCAAGTCGGAAACGGGAATTCTGCCAACATCGTTCAAAATGGTGATGGGCTATTCGGATTTGTCGCGCAGTTCGGTGACAACCATGCAGTGCAGGTAGTTCAGTATGACTAG
- a CDS encoding CsgE family curli-type amyloid fiber assembly protein encodes MNINFYLPKRIFLSILLWSLFSLAQSQELESIEGEDSLLTGLVIDNTVSGIGHEFTRSLSIYITSNLTEFDYNLTVHERPSARWGSVVWVTYENKQVFRTVVYPGRRRFGEIVAQAASQINNNVRQQRLQELFSQNLDLAGEEI; translated from the coding sequence ATGAATATAAACTTTTATCTCCCTAAGAGGATTTTCCTCTCAATACTGCTTTGGTCATTATTTTCCCTTGCCCAGTCACAAGAGCTGGAGTCTATAGAAGGAGAGGATTCCCTTCTTACAGGGCTGGTAATCGATAATACGGTAAGTGGTATCGGCCACGAGTTTACCCGCTCTCTCTCCATTTACATTACCAGTAATTTAACAGAATTTGATTATAACCTTACTGTCCATGAGAGACCATCGGCCAGATGGGGTAGCGTCGTGTGGGTTACCTATGAAAATAAACAGGTATTTCGGACTGTAGTTTATCCTGGGCGTAGGCGGTTTGGGGAAATAGTGGCGCAAGCAGCATCGCAAATAAATAATAATGTTCGCCAGCAGAGATTGCAGGAGTTGTTCTCGCAAAATTTGGATTTGGCTGGGGAGGAAATATAA
- the holA gene encoding DNA polymerase III subunit delta, whose translation MRINPQQLQQNLNKGLAPVYIISGDEPLLVQECCDQIRVAARKSGFEERELLHAEHNFDWGLLLASAGNMSLFAQKKLIEVRAPGGKPGDKGSKALQEFTALSSQDLVLLLILPKLDRSQLNSKWVKTLEKEGVLIQVWPVTAQEMPRWINQRLSASGLTAEPEAIQILAERVEGNLLAASQEIEKLKLLNNNKPITVDVLENSVTSSARYSVFDLIDRALAGEANKAVRTLQGLRTEGIEPPVVLWALAREIRSLLEIGEKLNQGQPLARLVRIQKRQPLIQSALSRLPTRQLETLLLRARTIDTAIKGGAGQQSPWTGLLELTLNLSGQRSV comes from the coding sequence ATGCGCATTAACCCCCAGCAGCTACAACAGAACCTTAATAAAGGACTGGCACCGGTTTATATTATTTCGGGAGATGAGCCCCTGCTGGTCCAGGAGTGTTGCGACCAGATTCGCGTGGCGGCAAGAAAGTCCGGTTTTGAAGAGCGTGAACTTTTACATGCCGAGCACAATTTTGATTGGGGGCTGCTCCTTGCCTCTGCAGGCAATATGTCCCTATTTGCCCAGAAAAAGCTGATTGAAGTGCGCGCACCTGGAGGCAAACCAGGAGACAAAGGCAGTAAGGCACTACAGGAATTTACTGCTCTGTCCAGCCAGGATCTAGTCCTGCTGCTGATTCTTCCCAAACTGGACAGGTCCCAACTCAATAGTAAATGGGTGAAGACCCTGGAAAAAGAGGGGGTGCTAATTCAGGTCTGGCCGGTAACTGCACAGGAAATGCCGCGCTGGATCAACCAGCGACTCAGTGCTTCCGGCCTTACAGCTGAACCCGAGGCAATACAAATCCTGGCAGAGCGAGTGGAGGGTAATCTGCTTGCCGCGAGTCAGGAAATAGAAAAACTTAAGCTGCTAAACAACAATAAACCCATTACTGTCGACGTACTGGAGAATAGCGTTACCAGCTCCGCCCGCTACAGTGTTTTTGATCTTATAGATCGGGCCTTGGCTGGAGAAGCCAACAAAGCGGTAAGAACTTTACAGGGATTGCGTACCGAGGGCATTGAACCGCCAGTAGTACTTTGGGCCCTGGCTCGGGAAATCCGCTCATTATTGGAAATTGGGGAAAAACTCAATCAGGGCCAACCCCTGGCTCGCTTGGTGCGTATCCAAAAACGTCAACCACTGATTCAATCAGCCCTTTCCAGATTACCAACCCGCCAGCTTGAAACACTGCTTTTGAGGGCTCGCACTATCGACACAGCGATTAAAGGCGGAGCCGGGCAGCAATCACCCTGGACCGGGCTACTGGAACTTACCTTGAATTTAAGTGGTCAACGTAGTGTTTAG